From Luteolibacter yonseiensis, the proteins below share one genomic window:
- a CDS encoding prepilin-type N-terminal cleavage/methylation domain-containing protein, translating into MNRHASIPRHHRKAFTLLEMTVVILVLLSLVKIGLFTSKKMDEWKLGRAASESLRSVYSAQRMYLADNPTATVASLTGAALIPYMPNNATSIPTVTSLTGSTLTIIVTVSPPVVNAGSGVTYDPSGSGNDSLWDVGE; encoded by the coding sequence ATGAACCGTCACGCGTCCATACCCCGCCACCACAGGAAAGCCTTCACCCTCCTTGAGATGACGGTGGTCATCCTGGTGCTGCTCTCTCTTGTGAAGATCGGACTCTTCACCTCGAAAAAAATGGACGAGTGGAAGCTCGGCCGCGCCGCCTCCGAATCCCTGCGCTCCGTTTACTCGGCCCAGAGGATGTACCTGGCCGACAATCCCACGGCGACGGTGGCGAGCCTCACGGGCGCGGCGCTCATTCCCTACATGCCGAACAACGCGACCTCCATTCCGACCGTCACCTCCCTGACGGGCTCCACCCTCACCATCATCGTCACCGTCTCCCCACCCGTGGTCAACGCGGGTTCCGGGGTGACGTATGACCCATCCGGCAGCGGCAACGATTCACTCTGGGACGTGGGAGAATGA
- a CDS encoding DUF3108 domain-containing protein: MNNLLHTRVMNGMTSCLRILVLPFLAIAPLAAAPAWRSELTTSVPGSFPIPAPTRLELRVSWNGMVDAGKVRIEFAPQDVKKAGSYVIRSSASSLGPAEVLFPYKTSFWSELVPDTLRPRFFQSLEDDKTEHVTTTIRYFSDRVECGNVTKQIKDGSSKQKDRVFTSSPVFDLFSAMLHVRSQKLDDGDRSTLVIHPFETPYLLRVKVVGREVHNGRNTIRLTLGMRKIDRKTGELQPYKKLKQDATLWLSDDAERMPVELRAAAFIGDIRVTRVLLEHP, translated from the coding sequence ATGAATAATCTCCTCCACACCAGAGTCATGAACGGCATGACCTCATGCCTCCGCATCCTCGTGCTCCCGTTCCTCGCAATCGCCCCGCTCGCCGCCGCCCCCGCCTGGCGGTCCGAGCTGACCACCTCCGTTCCCGGTTCATTCCCCATCCCCGCCCCCACCAGACTTGAACTCCGGGTCAGTTGGAACGGCATGGTCGATGCGGGAAAGGTCCGCATCGAGTTCGCCCCGCAGGACGTGAAAAAGGCGGGCAGTTATGTCATCCGCTCCTCCGCGTCGAGCCTCGGCCCCGCCGAGGTCTTGTTCCCTTACAAAACCAGCTTCTGGTCCGAGCTCGTGCCCGACACGCTGCGTCCCCGCTTTTTCCAATCCCTGGAAGATGACAAAACCGAACACGTCACCACCACGATCCGTTATTTTTCCGACAGGGTCGAGTGCGGCAATGTCACCAAGCAGATCAAGGACGGCTCCTCGAAACAGAAGGACCGGGTCTTCACCAGTTCCCCGGTCTTCGACCTGTTCTCCGCCATGCTGCACGTCCGCAGCCAGAAGCTGGATGACGGGGACCGCTCCACCCTCGTCATCCATCCTTTCGAGACCCCCTATCTGTTGCGGGTGAAGGTCGTGGGCCGCGAGGTCCACAACGGACGGAATACGATCCGCCTGACGCTCGGCATGCGGAAGATCGACCGCAAGACAGGGGAGCTGCAGCCTTATAAAAAACTCAAGCAGGATGCCACCCTCTGGCTCAGCGACGACGCCGAGAGAATGCCCGTCGAGCTCCGCGCCGCGGCCTTCATCGGTGATATCCGTGTCACCCGCGTGCTGCTGGAGCACCCGTGA
- a CDS encoding tetratricopeptide repeat protein, whose translation MSSLVSNKPRPQDLAGLAFILLLVIACSWPGMHAPLFTDDIHQLERSKGLVSWADFWGTDVFGYYRPVKNALFKLLVPLEKNPVAWHWVGLACYLAATVAVHRIATICLGAGLPALLACCLWALSPSCVSTVIWLSSANISIGIVLFALVVHFHECSATRSSLRIFILCGVFFALALLCYESLIAIPALLFIRDLQQRRIGPDRGTVIRYAGYALVALAFLIVRHQFSARAIGGDNLNPGFQPDTKAYQMMLSAPWFLWRHFLMWAFPFGTIELLGSYSWLKSAPAASLVFGWVFLATLIATVFLTWKRFPAVGYGIAFFILASMPSGNFLPCFNGPIYDVYVTIPSIGLAIAVAAACASLVRQFLNRRREAASGAVAFLAVLSLLLIYRLPVCGSYFRYWSGVWGKPVELMLLTAETRPLQYQAKGFATILLLGEGFIGQAETLANEVVSEAPWIPTAKLTLARIAAYRKEDRKAEEIYRRLLGSPRESMFIKDSAKLELADILAKTPATREEAAQLCREVLMQRKADHTPVAVALLASIYKDQGNPAKAIATLERGLKLHPGDKRLAGLRQAYNHPSSDPPPERN comes from the coding sequence ATGTCATCACTCGTTTCCAACAAACCCCGGCCACAGGACCTCGCAGGTCTGGCATTCATTCTTCTGCTGGTGATCGCATGCAGTTGGCCGGGGATGCATGCCCCGCTTTTCACGGATGACATCCATCAGTTGGAACGATCGAAAGGCCTGGTTTCCTGGGCCGACTTCTGGGGCACGGATGTCTTCGGCTATTACCGGCCGGTCAAGAACGCTCTGTTCAAACTACTTGTTCCGCTGGAGAAAAATCCCGTCGCATGGCACTGGGTCGGGCTGGCCTGCTACCTCGCCGCGACCGTCGCGGTCCACCGCATCGCCACCATCTGCCTGGGTGCCGGGTTGCCTGCGCTGCTGGCGTGCTGCCTGTGGGCGCTGAGCCCGAGTTGTGTTTCCACGGTCATCTGGCTCAGCAGTGCGAACATCAGCATCGGCATCGTCCTGTTCGCCCTCGTGGTTCATTTCCACGAATGTTCCGCCACCCGGTCCTCGCTCCGGATCTTCATCTTGTGCGGCGTCTTCTTCGCGCTCGCCCTGCTTTGCTACGAGTCCCTCATCGCCATCCCGGCCCTGCTCTTCATCCGGGATCTGCAACAACGCCGGATCGGACCGGATCGCGGGACCGTCATCCGCTACGCCGGCTACGCGCTGGTCGCCCTCGCATTCCTGATCGTCCGCCATCAGTTTTCGGCAAGGGCCATCGGCGGCGACAACCTGAACCCGGGATTCCAACCGGACACGAAAGCATACCAGATGATGCTCTCCGCCCCTTGGTTCCTGTGGCGGCATTTCCTGATGTGGGCGTTTCCCTTCGGCACCATCGAGCTGCTGGGGAGCTACTCGTGGTTGAAATCCGCTCCGGCCGCCTCGCTGGTGTTCGGCTGGGTGTTCCTCGCCACCTTGATCGCCACCGTATTCCTGACCTGGAAGCGTTTCCCCGCCGTGGGGTATGGCATCGCGTTTTTCATTCTCGCCAGCATGCCCTCCGGGAACTTCCTCCCTTGTTTCAACGGGCCGATATACGATGTGTATGTCACCATTCCCTCGATCGGGCTGGCCATCGCCGTGGCGGCGGCATGCGCGTCTCTCGTCCGGCAGTTCCTGAACCGAAGGCGGGAAGCGGCGTCCGGTGCCGTGGCATTTCTGGCGGTGCTGTCTCTCCTGCTGATCTACCGCCTGCCCGTGTGCGGCAGCTATTTCCGGTATTGGTCCGGCGTCTGGGGGAAGCCGGTGGAACTGATGCTGCTGACCGCCGAAACCAGGCCGCTGCAATACCAGGCCAAGGGGTTCGCCACCATCCTCCTTCTGGGCGAAGGCTTCATCGGCCAGGCGGAGACCCTCGCCAATGAGGTGGTCTCCGAGGCACCATGGATCCCCACGGCGAAGCTGACGCTGGCCCGCATCGCAGCCTATCGCAAGGAGGACCGGAAAGCGGAGGAAATCTACCGCCGCCTCCTGGGCTCGCCGAGGGAAAGCATGTTCATCAAGGACTCGGCGAAGCTGGAGCTGGCCGACATTCTCGCCAAAACCCCCGCCACCCGCGAAGAGGCCGCCCAACTCTGCCGGGAGGTTCTCATGCAACGAAAGGCCGATCACACGCCCGTCGCCGTGGCACTCCTCGCCTCGATCTACAAGGATCAAGGCAACCCGGCGAAGGCCATCGCCACGCTTGAGAGGGGGCTGAAACTGCACCCCGGTGACAAGCGGCTCGCCGGGTTGCGGCAGGCCTACAACCACCCGTCATCCGATCCTCCCCCGGAAAGGAACTGA
- a CDS encoding STELLO glycosyltransferase family protein produces the protein MNPKTALVVTSISAPNPVLRSLAAGAISHGWDFIVAGDTKSPPGFVLTGCHYLTVEHQQAGIHELGRLCPTRSYARKNIAYLEAIARGAEVIVETDDDNFPRDSFWQPRNPIVACRPVNHDGWVNVYAYFSENFIYPRGLPLDRSRDTPPAPSGKQLMDCPLQQGLADDNPDVDAVYRMLFPLPFVFDKDVEPVALGEGAWCPFNSQNTTFFRKIFPLLYLPAHCSFRMTDIWRSFVAQRVLHHLGYPVMFHGSTVWQERNEHSLHRDFCDEVSGYVNNDEIRTALMDITFEEDADIHQLLVRCYACLIEKGWVGREEEALLDAWIRDLKSMEKHIPYQECRAGAA, from the coding sequence ATGAACCCGAAAACCGCCCTTGTCGTCACCAGCATCTCCGCTCCCAACCCGGTCCTCAGGTCCCTCGCCGCGGGAGCCATCTCCCATGGATGGGACTTCATCGTCGCCGGCGACACCAAAAGCCCGCCCGGCTTCGTCCTGACCGGCTGCCATTACCTGACCGTGGAACACCAGCAGGCCGGCATCCATGAACTCGGCAGGCTCTGCCCGACGCGCTCGTACGCCCGCAAGAACATCGCCTACCTGGAAGCCATCGCGCGCGGTGCCGAGGTCATCGTCGAGACGGATGACGACAATTTCCCACGGGACTCCTTCTGGCAGCCGAGGAATCCCATCGTCGCCTGCCGTCCGGTGAACCATGACGGCTGGGTGAACGTATACGCCTATTTCTCGGAAAACTTCATCTACCCGCGCGGACTGCCCCTCGACCGGTCGCGCGACACGCCACCCGCGCCCTCCGGGAAACAGCTGATGGACTGCCCGCTGCAACAGGGACTGGCGGACGACAATCCGGATGTGGACGCGGTCTACCGCATGTTGTTTCCACTGCCGTTCGTCTTCGACAAGGATGTGGAACCCGTCGCCCTCGGAGAAGGCGCGTGGTGTCCCTTCAACAGCCAGAACACCACCTTCTTCAGGAAGATCTTCCCGCTCCTCTACCTGCCCGCGCATTGCAGCTTCCGCATGACGGACATCTGGCGCAGCTTCGTGGCCCAGCGCGTGCTCCACCACCTCGGTTACCCTGTCATGTTCCACGGCAGCACCGTCTGGCAGGAGCGGAACGAACACAGCCTCCACCGTGATTTCTGCGACGAGGTCTCCGGCTATGTGAACAACGATGAAATCCGCACCGCCCTGATGGACATCACGTTCGAGGAGGACGCGGACATCCACCAACTGCTCGTCCGCTGCTACGCCTGCCTCATCGAGAAAGGCTGGGTGGGCAGGGAGGAGGAAGCCCTGCTGGACGCCTGGATCCGTGACCTGAAAAGCATGGAAAAGCACATCCCCTATCAGGAGTGTCGCGCCGGGGCCGCCTAG
- a CDS encoding L,D-transpeptidase family protein produces the protein MMSFKVLTLSLLAMLPLAAFQLPANSSQCLVGTSDGWDSSNVTLTLYQKSGGAWKPVSTPWKGRLGKSGLVWGKGMSPVPPGVRTKKEGDNRSPAGVFEIGGAWGYDTTIKKNPGLPYRQVTSRDLWVEDPASPQYNKNVILDHEPSTDWEKKQQMKQDDAAHSLKLFIAHNAPPDVTPGAGSSIFFHIWRRDGASPTAGCTTMEKTKLQWLISQMDPGKNPVYVLLPKAEYAKYKIGWKLP, from the coding sequence ATGATGAGCTTCAAGGTTCTCACACTCTCGCTGCTGGCGATGCTTCCGCTCGCCGCCTTCCAACTGCCCGCAAATTCCTCCCAATGCCTCGTCGGAACCTCCGATGGCTGGGACAGCTCCAACGTCACGCTCACGCTCTACCAGAAATCCGGTGGCGCGTGGAAACCCGTCTCGACACCATGGAAGGGACGCCTCGGGAAAAGCGGCCTCGTCTGGGGGAAAGGCATGAGTCCCGTGCCCCCGGGAGTCCGCACCAAGAAAGAGGGCGACAACCGCTCGCCCGCGGGCGTGTTCGAGATCGGCGGAGCATGGGGATACGACACCACCATCAAAAAAAATCCGGGCCTGCCCTACCGGCAGGTCACCTCCCGGGATCTCTGGGTGGAGGACCCCGCATCGCCCCAGTATAACAAGAACGTCATCCTCGACCACGAACCGTCCACGGACTGGGAGAAGAAACAACAGATGAAGCAGGATGACGCCGCGCATTCCCTCAAGCTTTTCATCGCCCACAACGCCCCGCCGGACGTCACTCCCGGTGCGGGTTCATCCATCTTCTTCCACATCTGGCGGCGCGACGGAGCATCCCCCACCGCCGGCTGCACCACCATGGAAAAGACGAAGCTCCAGTGGCTGATCTCCCAGATGGATCCCGGGAAAAACCCGGTTTACGTGCTCCTGCCGAAAGCGGAATACGCGAAATACAAGATCGGCTGGAAACTGCCGTGA
- a CDS encoding glutamate--tRNA ligase, whose protein sequence is MNSALPVLDAGESSIYTSRMTVRTRFAPSPTGYLHVGGARTALFNWLFARKHGGVFVLRVEDTDEARNTDAARQAIFDGMNWLGLDWDEGPQKGGDYGPYYQSERKEIYDAWFAKLVAADRVYEDGGAWRFRFERKPVTMNDLVCGEVTIDYRDESNTPDMVVKRSDGSYVFHFVNVVDDLEMEITHVIRGEDHLMNTPKHLQLIEAFGGKAPQYAHIPLILNPDGSKMSKRDEGAAVGDYPRQGFQSSAVVNFIALLGWNPKTEQEIFTLGELADIFTLENVNRAPARFDIEKCKWVNQQHLLNVSVEDFAAAAKPFVEAEGLPVSDNYVAVIAAVKEKVRLLGDVPAAVDFLLKDDFSNDDEAVAKVRGNAAAGGLLAALATAFESITEWSADAAKAALAETATAAGAKAGQLMFPLRVALTGRGHGPDLGDVLNLLGRGRCVKRVRDFAGIL, encoded by the coding sequence ATGAATTCCGCGCTCCCGGTGCTGGACGCGGGAGAATCCTCCATCTACACGTCGCGCATGACCGTCCGCACACGCTTCGCTCCATCGCCCACCGGCTACCTCCACGTCGGCGGGGCGCGCACCGCATTGTTCAACTGGCTCTTCGCCCGCAAGCATGGCGGCGTGTTCGTGCTGCGTGTGGAGGATACGGACGAGGCACGGAACACGGATGCCGCGCGCCAGGCGATCTTCGACGGCATGAACTGGCTGGGCCTCGACTGGGACGAGGGGCCGCAAAAAGGTGGGGACTACGGGCCTTACTATCAAAGCGAGCGCAAGGAGATCTACGACGCGTGGTTCGCGAAACTCGTGGCGGCGGACCGCGTTTACGAAGACGGAGGCGCGTGGCGTTTCCGCTTCGAGCGCAAGCCGGTGACCATGAACGACCTCGTCTGCGGCGAGGTCACCATCGACTACCGTGACGAATCCAACACTCCCGACATGGTGGTGAAACGCTCGGACGGTTCCTATGTCTTCCACTTCGTGAATGTGGTGGACGACCTGGAAATGGAGATCACCCACGTCATCCGTGGCGAGGATCACCTGATGAACACGCCGAAGCACCTGCAGCTCATCGAGGCGTTCGGTGGCAAGGCTCCTCAATACGCGCACATCCCGCTCATCCTGAATCCGGACGGATCGAAGATGTCGAAACGCGACGAGGGTGCGGCGGTGGGAGACTACCCGCGCCAGGGATTCCAATCCAGCGCGGTGGTGAATTTCATCGCGTTGCTGGGCTGGAATCCGAAGACGGAGCAGGAGATCTTCACCTTGGGAGAACTGGCGGACATTTTCACCTTGGAGAACGTCAACCGCGCTCCGGCGCGGTTCGACATCGAGAAGTGCAAGTGGGTGAACCAGCAACATCTCCTCAATGTCAGCGTCGAGGATTTCGCGGCTGCGGCGAAGCCGTTCGTCGAAGCGGAAGGTCTGCCGGTTTCCGACAACTACGTGGCGGTGATCGCCGCGGTGAAGGAAAAGGTCCGTTTGCTTGGCGATGTGCCCGCGGCGGTGGATTTCCTGCTCAAGGACGATTTCAGCAACGACGATGAAGCCGTCGCGAAGGTTCGCGGAAACGCGGCGGCGGGCGGACTTCTCGCAGCGCTGGCCACCGCTTTCGAATCCATCACCGAGTGGTCCGCGGATGCGGCGAAAGCGGCGCTGGCGGAAACCGCGACCGCCGCGGGAGCGAAGGCCGGGCAACTGATGTTCCCGCTGCGCGTCGCGCTGACGGGCCGCGGCCATGGCCCGGATCTGGGCGATGTGCTGAACCTGCTGGGCAGGGGCCGCTGCGTGAAACGCGTCCGCGATTTCGCAGGCATCCTCTGA
- the aroE gene encoding shikimate dehydrogenase, which produces MKHVYTIDDLASRELLDAGAGKPAKLAVIGHPIAHSASPKMHQAALDAFGMDLRYIRLDIEPGQVGEAFSRMRALGFIGCNVTVPHKLEAMENCEVHPDAMALGAVNTIRFDQDATRGFNTDGPGFEQAVRNEFEVELSSLATAIFGAGGGAGQAIATQACLRGIARLLLVNRTAEKLGPLVERLRLISPRTEITAISFGDPQLAGHCLGSDLIVNTSSVGLKADDPSILPVNCLRKDHLVYDTIYQPAVTPLLALANAAGCRTTNGLSMLINQGALAFQHWFPGTEPLPHMTRALRAE; this is translated from the coding sequence ATGAAACACGTCTATACCATCGATGATCTCGCCTCGCGCGAGCTGCTGGACGCCGGAGCCGGCAAGCCCGCGAAGCTGGCGGTGATCGGCCATCCCATCGCCCATTCCGCCTCGCCCAAGATGCACCAGGCGGCGCTGGACGCGTTCGGCATGGACCTGCGCTACATCCGCCTGGACATCGAACCGGGACAGGTGGGCGAGGCGTTTTCACGCATGCGCGCGCTGGGATTCATCGGCTGCAACGTGACGGTTCCGCACAAGCTGGAGGCGATGGAAAACTGCGAGGTGCATCCGGACGCCATGGCGCTTGGCGCGGTGAACACCATCCGCTTCGATCAGGACGCGACCCGTGGATTCAATACCGATGGGCCGGGTTTCGAACAGGCGGTGCGCAATGAATTCGAAGTCGAACTTTCTTCCCTGGCCACCGCCATCTTCGGGGCGGGAGGAGGGGCCGGCCAGGCGATCGCCACACAGGCGTGTTTGCGTGGAATAGCAAGACTGCTGCTGGTGAACCGCACGGCGGAAAAACTCGGGCCACTGGTGGAACGGCTGCGGCTCATTTCCCCCCGGACGGAAATCACCGCGATTTCCTTCGGTGATCCGCAGCTTGCCGGGCATTGCCTCGGCTCGGACCTCATCGTGAACACATCATCAGTCGGTTTGAAAGCAGACGATCCCTCCATCCTTCCTGTGAATTGCCTGAGAAAGGATCACCTGGTTTACGATACCATCTATCAGCCCGCCGTGACCCCGCTGCTGGCCTTGGCGAATGCCGCCGGATGCCGGACCACGAACGGGCTTTCCATGTTGATCAACCAAGGGGCCCTCGCCTTCCAGCATTGGTTTCCCGGCACGGAGCCCCTGCCACACATGACGCGCGCGCTGCGGGCGGAGTGA
- a CDS encoding Hsp70 family protein — translation MLLPVKLAGMSEMILGIDLGTTNSAVGVVDSGFPILLANEDGRRITPSAVWIGADGSVETGAKALRRRSLEPDRVVTSVKRLMGRRAAEVEENFPLAVTAGADGFPLVLGKSPEEISAEILREMRRVAEWRMGAEIRKAVITVPAYFHDAQRAATKRAGELAGLEVVRIINEPTAAALAYGLDKLGEKARVAVYDLGGGTFDLSILEIQDGVFQVLATHGDTRLGGDDLDALILAWIMERGGVAEVDSSARIRLTAEAERVKLALSDGDETVFRVPFYDGTRSLEQGITREQLEKLAAPWIAKTLRLCRQALADAALEAGDLDAVVLVGGSTRMPAVRRAVAELFGREADVSQHPDEAIALGATIQGGVLGGSLRQMILLDVTPLSLGIETFGGLMNVLIPRNTTIPCKAGEMFTNAADGQAAMRVRVLQGEREMAKDNWELGGFDVAFSPSPKGQARVGVQFRIDENGILEALARDVATGTDTIIRIESSAVDVDDAAVEAMVSESVEHAFTDMAERVFTEARLKAEELLPAVESVLAQGLALPDEKQEIESAAAAVRAALAAGAANPLKKAVQQLDAATEALAARLVEQAMDAALDRQLAGE, via the coding sequence ATGCTGTTGCCCGTGAAGCTGGCCGGGATGAGCGAGATGATCCTGGGAATTGATTTGGGCACGACGAATTCCGCCGTCGGTGTGGTGGACTCCGGCTTTCCCATCCTGCTGGCCAATGAGGACGGACGGCGCATCACTCCCAGCGCGGTCTGGATCGGTGCGGACGGCTCGGTGGAAACCGGTGCGAAGGCCCTGCGGCGCCGGTCGCTGGAACCGGATCGGGTGGTGACCAGCGTCAAGCGGCTGATGGGACGCAGGGCGGCCGAAGTGGAGGAGAATTTCCCGCTGGCGGTGACCGCCGGAGCGGATGGGTTTCCATTGGTGCTGGGGAAGTCGCCTGAGGAAATCAGCGCGGAAATCCTGCGGGAGATGAGGCGTGTCGCGGAGTGGAGGATGGGTGCGGAAATCCGCAAGGCGGTCATCACCGTTCCCGCGTATTTTCATGATGCCCAACGCGCTGCGACAAAACGGGCGGGGGAGCTCGCCGGGCTCGAAGTGGTGAGGATCATCAACGAACCCACCGCCGCGGCATTGGCATACGGCCTGGACAAACTGGGCGAAAAAGCCCGTGTCGCGGTGTATGATCTCGGTGGCGGCACGTTCGACCTCTCCATTTTGGAAATCCAGGACGGTGTCTTCCAGGTGCTCGCCACCCATGGCGACACCCGTCTGGGCGGCGATGATCTGGACGCCCTCATCCTGGCATGGATCATGGAGCGCGGAGGCGTTGCCGAAGTCGACAGCTCGGCACGGATCCGCCTCACGGCGGAAGCCGAACGGGTGAAGCTCGCCTTGTCCGATGGGGATGAAACGGTTTTCAGGGTCCCATTCTACGACGGAACCCGCAGCCTGGAGCAAGGGATCACAAGGGAACAGCTGGAGAAACTCGCCGCGCCATGGATTGCGAAAACGCTGCGTCTCTGCCGCCAGGCCCTTGCCGATGCCGCGCTGGAGGCTGGCGATCTGGATGCCGTCGTGCTGGTCGGCGGCAGCACCCGCATGCCCGCGGTCCGTCGCGCGGTGGCGGAGCTTTTCGGGCGGGAGGCGGATGTTTCACAGCACCCGGACGAGGCGATCGCCCTCGGAGCCACCATCCAGGGTGGCGTGCTGGGTGGCTCGCTGAGGCAGATGATCCTGCTGGACGTGACGCCGCTGAGCCTCGGGATCGAGACCTTCGGTGGTCTCATGAACGTGCTGATCCCGCGCAACACCACCATCCCGTGCAAGGCCGGGGAAATGTTCACCAACGCCGCGGACGGGCAGGCGGCGATGCGGGTGCGGGTGCTCCAGGGCGAGCGGGAGATGGCGAAGGACAACTGGGAGCTCGGCGGCTTCGACGTCGCTTTTTCTCCATCACCGAAGGGCCAGGCACGTGTCGGCGTGCAGTTCCGGATCGATGAAAATGGCATTCTCGAAGCCCTTGCGCGTGACGTCGCCACCGGCACGGATACCATCATCCGCATTGAAAGCTCGGCGGTGGACGTGGATGACGCCGCCGTCGAGGCGATGGTCAGCGAATCGGTGGAACATGCCTTCACCGACATGGCGGAGCGCGTTTTCACCGAAGCCAGGTTGAAAGCGGAGGAATTGCTCCCGGCGGTGGAATCCGTTTTGGCCCAGGGACTCGCACTGCCGGACGAGAAGCAGGAAATCGAGTCCGCCGCGGCAGCCGTCCGCGCCGCGCTGGCCGCGGGAGCCGCCAATCCCCTGAAAAAGGCTGTCCAGCAGCTGGATGCCGCCACCGAAGCGCTCGCCGCCCGTCTTGTGGAGCAGGCGATGGACGCCGCGCTGGACCGCCAACTCGCCGGTGAATGA